The Salvia miltiorrhiza cultivar Shanhuang (shh) chromosome 1, IMPLAD_Smil_shh, whole genome shotgun sequence genome has a window encoding:
- the LOC130992671 gene encoding uncharacterized protein LOC130992671, with protein sequence MEEKFGQSHLFMTVFLHCFASRMVAPVITDVTMAAVCPGQDECSFAVYLTGAQHAIIGLGSVVVMPVIGKLSDTYGRKFMLTLPLTLSIFPLAILAYKRTRYYLYAYYMLKTVIAMATEGSVLLLALAYVADNVEESRRASVFAIMSGFSSASFVLGNLSARFLSTSATFQVAAGMSVIGLVYMRLFLPESMSRNVSENDCLLEKSPSKKWKLFMTVDSLHEAICLLRISPTLSKAAVIAFFSTMADVGLYSSLMYYLKARFHFNKDQFSDLMIISGIAESMSQLIVMPILTPLLGERKMISLGLFSSCACMVVYSIAWSPWVPYVAATISIFSIFTYPCLRSIASIQTGPSEQGKAQGCISSICSLANIFSPLAFSPLTALFISNNAPFNFPGFSILCSSFLAVIAFAQSITIRLPPAENCCIISKNLV encoded by the exons atggAGGAGAAGTTTGGGCAGAGCCACCTGTTTATGACAGTTTTCCTGCATTGCTTTGCCTCTCGAATGGTGGCTCCGGTGATCACCGACGTCACGATGGCGGCGGTTTGCCCCGGCCAAGATGAATGCTCCTTTGCTGTATACCTCACCGGAGCTCAACATGCG ATTATAGGATTGGGATCAGTTGTTGTGATGCCGGTAATAGGGAAGCTGTCCGACACCTACGGCAGAAAATTCATGCTCactctccctctcactctctcaATCTTTCCTCTAG CGATACTGGCGTACAAGAGAACAAGATATTACTTGTACGCCTACTACATGCTCAAAACCGTGATCGCCATGGCCACAGAAGGCAGCGTCCTGCTCCTTGCTCTTGCATATGTG GCAGACAACGTTGAAGAAAGCAGACGAGCTTCAGTGTTTGCCATAATGTCAGGCTTCTCATCTGCTTCCTTCGTCTTAGGAAACCTCTCCGCTCGCTTCCTCTCCACTTCAGCTACATTTCAA GTTGCAGCTGGCATGTCTGTAATAGGATTGGTGTACATGAGATTGTTTCTTCCGGAATCAATGTCGAGAAATGTTTCGGAAAATGATTGTCTGCTCGAAAAATCTCCATCGAAAAAATGGAAGCTTTTCATGACTGTGGATTCACTACATGAGGCTATTTGCTTATTAAGGATTAG CCCCACATTGTCGAAAGCTGCAGTTATTGCGTTCTTCAGCACCATGGCAGATGTTGGACTCTATTCTTCTTTGATG TACTACTTAAAGGCTCGATTTCACTTCAACAAAGATCAATTCTCTGATCTGATGATAATTAGTGGCATTGCTGAATCTATGTCACAG CTGATTGTGATGCCTATTCTAACTCCTCTTCTGGGAGAAAGAAAGATGATTTCTCTAGGGCTATTCTCCAGCTGTGCTTGT ATGGTAGTTTATAGCATCGCATGGTCGCCTTGG GTTCCTTATGTTGCTGCAACGATCtccattttttcaatttttacttaTCCATGT CTGAGAAGCATTGCATCCATACAAACAGGACCAAGTGAGCAG GGAAAGGCTCAAGGCTGCATTTCCAGCATATGTTCCTTAGCCAACATCTTCTCTCCTCTTGCTTTCAGCCCTTTAACAG CTCTGTTTATATCAAATAATGCCCCCTTTAACTTTCCTGGGTTCAGTATTCTGTGCTCTAGCTTCCTTGCT GTTATAGCTTTCGCGCAGAGCATCACTATAAGGTTACCTCCAGCTGAAAATTGCTGCATTATCAGCAAGAATTTAGTCTGA